A single genomic interval of Polyangium spumosum harbors:
- a CDS encoding type I polyketide synthase, translating into MTPPNVENLSAWLVSRLAELRGIDPRTIDPRERFHRYGLDSLGATKLIADLAKHLGRSLSPTLVWEHPTPKALAKFLTTTRGSSSPPALSAPRPPAQPARENEPIAIVGMACRLPKAPDLDAFWRLLHDGIDAITEVPRDRWDAGELYDQDTAAAGKLNTRWGGFLDQVDNFDPQFFGISPREAVQMDPQQRLALELALEALEDAGIPPPTLKGSRTGVFVGALFLDHALLQDRAGRESITAHTSTGGASCIIANRVSYAFGLQGPSMTVDTACSSSLVAVHLAAQSLRSGETNVAIAGGVSLMLVPETTMGFTKLNAMSPDGRCRAFDARGNGYVRSEGAGLVVLKRLSDAIRDGDRIYAVVRGSAVNNDGASNGLTAPNPLAQHVMLRDACRAAGVAPSDIQYVEAHGTGTPLGDPIEAGALGAVIGAEHAPERPLCIGSIKTNVGHLEAAAGIAGLMKVALAMHHDVLPPSLHYESPNPNIDFERLRLRVVTKAEPWPAPEGELRRAGVSSFGYGGTNAHVILESMARSAASVALLEAGAPEAMGASIGLALESFRGEEVIAGRILRGPAAGMGQRLAVVASTKSGIEERLVAARGGAEGRGIFRGAARGSRRVVWVFSGQGSQWPGMGRSLVLSEPSFRAALTRCDRVLGPLLGWSVLDEIMAGSPRVAADRIDVMWPVLFAFQVALAELLSDLGLEPGAVIGHSIGEVSAAHVAGVLSLDDAARVIAHQARLVQRSAGQGMMLLAGVGWDEAQSLAAASGGRIHAAIAASPTSTVFSGDGGALAGLAASCASRGVFARLVNTGAAVHGPQMAYLEGELPPLLVGLHPMSARVPVVSGLTGERIRGEDLDTSYWSRQLREPVRFASAIRRLLDDGLAVFLEISPHPIVKHSIEECIRHVDKQATAAAVASLWRGEDEGRSIREAVGQLFVNGASVVDRRADDEATETGHVHLLPVSGQTETAMREAARRLVHHIEKSSRIVLRDACYTMSVRRAHHRVRGVVAARTRAEVLDGMRALAEGRDHPLARAGAVPIGGPRGLVFVFPGQGSQWVGMGRSLFVQKPVFREAIEDCDAVIRREAGFSVIEELLADETHSQLARIDVVQPMLFAIEVALAALWRAWGVEPDCVIGHSMGEIAAAHVAGVLSLEDAAKVICRRSKLLRRVAGLGAMALVELTMDEAERALVGYEDRLSVAVSNGPRSTVISGEPAALEEVLAKLEGRGVFCRRVKVDVASHSPQMDVLKQDLSAALADLQPRAAQIAMRSTVTGGLVAGAELDASYWVKNLRAPVLFGKAVAKSAEEGQPLFVEISPHPILLHSIEETLRALSKEGAAIASLKRNEDERHCLVDALGALHVKGHELVWGRLFPRGGRCISLPTYPWQRDRYWLPDEVKSRMPSSRPWFSQAAVVDPAAHPLLGRPLQLSVEPTLHFWEQSLSTTTLPYLAHHRVQNEAIFPGAGYVEMALAAVAEVHGKVSVALEEVTFDRMLPIAKDPDRRVQVVLVDEESGRASFQVSSREGDAKTWTRHAAGKVRTGVGAPGARISRERPRVLQARCPTVLDAEAFYRRMEEGGLMYGRSFRGLEQMWLGVEEGLARVFLPADVAVNVDQYQVHPALLDACFQVLVGVHVAAEAEPLGTYVLSGIDRIRLHRTLGQEVWVHAQLHPSDDKANPAGDVHVIDADGRVQAEVQGLRIKRLESGKSASANALDDAIYTVEWRKKDLDGESVRIKHAGSPGAWLFFVDEGGTAASMAFLLLARGETCVRVRAGARFSRLEAGLFEIDPTNPEHYQRVLREAFGREVHCRGIVHLFALDATPWEQTTNETIERDVSHGCLSALYLVQAVLRQGWRDVPRLWLITRGAQAVLSTGTPLSVAQSTLWGLGRTIALEHPELECTRIDIDPYRSADEASLLLREIAVRDREDQIAYRKEGRFVARLVHSSFEAADAAGGNAPPEPAKGRAFQLESQELGVIDRLVLREIPRRPPGPGEVEIQVEAAGLNFIDVMKAMGIYPGMSPGPLQLGLECAGRVVAVGEGVEPFRVGQEVVAFAAGAFSSHVTTLAEFVAPKPSKLSFAEAASVPVVFMTVYYALNKLARLGHDERVLIHTATGGTGLAAIQLARFLGAQIFATAGSEDKRAYLRSLGIEHAMDSRSLDFAGQILEQTSGQGVDVVLNTLTGDGRTRSLEILAPYGRFVELSKRDIYDNGQLAMTPFRKSLSYAAVDLAGMSVERPALLGALLQEVMQLFDMGVFQPLPVKEFPVEQVRDAYRLMASAKHIGKIVVTMSEPDVRILPAEEPKPTIQANATYLITGGLGGLGLSLSRWMVERGARHLALVSRGAPSEAAREAISAMEKAGAKVAVLAADVTREDQVDAMLAELEKRMPPLRGIVHAAGILDDRTLLEMDEERFSRVMAPKVRGAFNLHAHTLDQKLDFFVLYSSSASLLGAPGQGNYAAANAFLDALSHARRRTGRPATSIHWGPFADVGLAATQDNRGKRLSHRGIESLSPAHGLLAFAKLLERPRAEIGVLRLSVRQWVEYYPQVGDIPFWSELQRDQKTTDRPPSSRVSFRSLLERRPPPERLPMLEKHILEHVGQVLRLDIARIDRLASFTSLGMDSLLSLELRNRLESSLGVRLSATLLFTYPNPASLADHLLDRMSLAPGRRPTDTSPPSMAAPRAERSSALPARPSEPIRVQSPRHITQSEADILLELEEELARSEDYLS; encoded by the coding sequence TCCCTCGGGGCCACGAAGCTCATCGCGGACCTCGCCAAGCACCTCGGGCGGAGCCTCTCGCCGACCCTCGTCTGGGAGCACCCGACCCCCAAGGCGCTGGCGAAGTTCTTGACAACGACCAGGGGTTCGTCCTCGCCGCCCGCGCTCTCCGCGCCCCGCCCTCCGGCGCAACCGGCGCGGGAGAACGAGCCCATCGCCATCGTGGGCATGGCGTGCCGCTTGCCGAAGGCGCCGGACCTCGACGCGTTCTGGCGCCTGCTGCACGACGGCATCGACGCCATCACCGAGGTGCCGCGTGATCGCTGGGACGCAGGCGAGCTCTACGATCAGGACACCGCCGCCGCGGGGAAGCTGAACACGCGCTGGGGTGGGTTCCTCGACCAGGTCGACAACTTCGACCCGCAGTTCTTCGGCATCTCGCCGCGCGAGGCGGTGCAGATGGATCCGCAGCAGAGGCTCGCGCTCGAGCTCGCGCTGGAGGCGCTCGAGGACGCCGGGATCCCGCCGCCCACGCTGAAGGGCAGCCGCACGGGCGTCTTCGTCGGCGCGCTCTTCCTCGACCACGCCCTGCTCCAGGATCGCGCGGGGCGCGAGTCGATCACCGCGCACACGAGCACGGGCGGCGCGTCGTGCATCATCGCGAACCGCGTCTCGTACGCCTTCGGCCTCCAGGGCCCGAGCATGACCGTGGACACGGCTTGCTCGTCGTCGCTCGTCGCCGTGCACCTCGCGGCCCAGAGCCTGCGCAGCGGCGAGACGAACGTCGCGATCGCCGGCGGCGTGAGCTTGATGCTCGTGCCCGAGACGACGATGGGCTTCACCAAGCTGAACGCGATGAGCCCCGACGGCCGCTGCCGCGCCTTCGACGCGCGCGGCAACGGCTACGTGCGCAGCGAGGGCGCGGGGCTCGTCGTGCTGAAGCGCCTCTCGGACGCGATCCGGGACGGCGACCGCATCTACGCGGTCGTGCGCGGCAGCGCCGTGAACAACGACGGCGCGAGCAACGGCCTCACGGCGCCGAACCCGCTCGCCCAGCATGTGATGCTCCGGGACGCTTGCCGCGCGGCCGGCGTCGCGCCTTCGGACATCCAGTACGTCGAGGCGCACGGCACGGGCACGCCGCTCGGCGATCCGATCGAGGCGGGCGCGCTCGGGGCGGTGATCGGGGCCGAGCACGCGCCCGAGCGCCCGCTCTGCATCGGTTCCATCAAGACGAACGTCGGGCACCTCGAGGCGGCCGCGGGGATCGCGGGGCTCATGAAGGTGGCGCTCGCGATGCACCACGACGTGCTGCCGCCGAGCCTGCATTACGAGTCGCCGAACCCGAACATCGACTTCGAGCGGCTGCGCCTGCGCGTCGTCACCAAGGCCGAGCCCTGGCCCGCGCCGGAGGGCGAGCTGCGCCGCGCGGGCGTGAGCTCGTTCGGTTATGGCGGCACGAACGCGCACGTGATCCTGGAGAGCATGGCCCGCTCGGCGGCGAGCGTGGCCCTCCTCGAGGCGGGCGCTCCGGAGGCGATGGGCGCCTCGATCGGGCTCGCGCTCGAGTCGTTCCGGGGCGAGGAGGTCATCGCGGGCCGGATCCTGCGTGGCCCCGCGGCGGGCATGGGCCAGCGGCTCGCGGTCGTGGCGAGCACGAAGAGCGGCATCGAGGAGCGGCTCGTCGCGGCCCGTGGCGGCGCCGAGGGGCGCGGGATCTTCCGCGGCGCGGCCCGCGGGTCTCGCCGCGTGGTGTGGGTGTTCTCGGGGCAGGGCTCGCAGTGGCCGGGGATGGGCCGCTCGCTCGTGCTCTCGGAGCCGAGCTTCCGCGCGGCGCTCACGCGTTGTGATCGCGTGCTCGGGCCGCTGCTCGGCTGGTCGGTGCTCGACGAGATCATGGCCGGATCGCCGCGCGTCGCGGCCGATCGTATCGACGTGATGTGGCCCGTGCTCTTCGCGTTCCAGGTCGCGCTGGCGGAGCTGCTCTCCGACCTCGGCCTCGAGCCGGGCGCGGTGATCGGCCACAGCATCGGCGAGGTCTCGGCGGCGCACGTCGCGGGTGTCCTCTCGCTCGACGACGCGGCGCGGGTGATCGCGCATCAGGCGAGGCTCGTGCAGCGCTCGGCGGGCCAGGGGATGATGTTGCTCGCGGGCGTCGGCTGGGACGAGGCTCAGTCGCTCGCCGCGGCATCGGGCGGGCGCATTCACGCGGCCATCGCCGCGAGCCCCACCTCGACGGTCTTCTCCGGCGACGGCGGCGCGCTCGCGGGCCTCGCGGCGTCGTGTGCCTCCCGCGGGGTCTTCGCGCGTCTCGTCAACACAGGGGCGGCCGTGCATGGGCCGCAGATGGCCTACCTCGAGGGTGAGCTGCCGCCTCTGCTCGTGGGGCTCCACCCGATGAGCGCGCGCGTCCCCGTCGTCTCTGGTCTCACGGGCGAGCGGATCCGCGGCGAGGATCTCGACACGTCGTACTGGTCGCGGCAGCTCCGCGAGCCTGTCCGGTTCGCCAGCGCCATCCGGCGCCTCCTCGACGATGGGCTCGCGGTTTTCCTGGAGATTTCGCCGCACCCGATCGTCAAGCATTCGATCGAGGAGTGCATCCGCCACGTGGACAAGCAGGCCACGGCCGCGGCGGTGGCGTCGCTCTGGCGCGGCGAGGACGAGGGTCGCTCCATCCGCGAGGCCGTGGGGCAGCTCTTCGTGAACGGCGCGAGCGTCGTCGATCGCCGCGCGGACGACGAGGCGACCGAGACGGGGCACGTGCATCTCCTGCCCGTCTCGGGTCAGACCGAGACGGCGATGCGCGAGGCTGCGCGGCGCCTCGTGCATCACATCGAGAAATCGAGCCGGATCGTCCTGCGGGACGCCTGCTACACGATGAGCGTTCGCCGCGCGCACCACCGCGTGCGTGGCGTCGTCGCGGCGCGCACGCGGGCCGAGGTCCTCGATGGAATGCGCGCGCTCGCCGAGGGGCGAGATCATCCCCTCGCGCGCGCGGGTGCGGTGCCGATCGGCGGCCCGCGTGGCCTCGTCTTCGTGTTCCCGGGGCAGGGCTCGCAGTGGGTCGGCATGGGCCGCTCGCTCTTCGTGCAAAAGCCCGTGTTTCGCGAGGCGATCGAGGATTGCGACGCGGTGATCCGGCGCGAGGCTGGCTTCTCGGTCATCGAGGAGCTGCTCGCGGACGAGACCCACTCGCAGCTCGCTCGTATCGACGTCGTACAGCCCATGCTCTTCGCGATCGAGGTCGCGCTCGCCGCATTGTGGCGCGCGTGGGGCGTCGAGCCCGACTGCGTGATCGGCCACAGCATGGGCGAGATCGCGGCGGCGCACGTCGCGGGTGTGCTCTCGCTCGAGGACGCGGCGAAGGTCATCTGCCGGCGTAGCAAGCTGCTCCGGCGCGTGGCGGGGCTCGGGGCGATGGCGCTCGTCGAGCTCACGATGGACGAGGCCGAGCGTGCCCTCGTGGGTTACGAGGACAGGCTCAGCGTGGCGGTGAGCAATGGCCCGCGCTCCACCGTGATTTCGGGCGAGCCTGCGGCGCTCGAGGAGGTGCTCGCGAAGCTCGAAGGGCGCGGTGTCTTCTGTCGCCGGGTGAAGGTCGACGTCGCCTCGCACAGCCCGCAGATGGACGTCCTCAAGCAGGACCTCTCCGCCGCGCTCGCCGACCTCCAGCCGAGGGCGGCGCAGATCGCGATGCGCTCGACCGTCACGGGTGGTCTCGTCGCGGGCGCGGAGCTCGACGCGTCGTACTGGGTGAAGAACCTCCGCGCGCCCGTCCTGTTCGGCAAGGCCGTCGCGAAGTCCGCCGAGGAGGGGCAACCCCTCTTCGTCGAGATCAGCCCTCACCCGATCCTCTTGCATTCGATCGAGGAGACGCTGCGCGCCCTTTCGAAGGAGGGGGCGGCCATTGCGTCGCTGAAGCGCAACGAGGACGAGCGCCATTGCCTCGTGGACGCGCTCGGCGCGCTCCACGTGAAGGGCCACGAGCTCGTGTGGGGCAGGCTCTTTCCGCGCGGCGGGCGGTGCATTTCGCTCCCCACGTATCCCTGGCAGCGGGACAGGTACTGGCTGCCCGACGAGGTGAAATCGCGGATGCCTTCGTCGCGGCCATGGTTCTCCCAGGCCGCCGTCGTCGATCCCGCGGCGCACCCGCTGCTCGGCCGGCCCCTGCAGCTCTCGGTCGAGCCCACCCTCCATTTCTGGGAGCAATCGCTCAGCACGACGACGTTGCCCTACCTCGCGCATCATCGCGTGCAGAACGAGGCCATCTTCCCGGGCGCGGGGTACGTGGAGATGGCCCTCGCCGCGGTCGCCGAGGTGCACGGCAAGGTCTCGGTCGCGCTCGAAGAGGTCACCTTCGACCGGATGCTCCCGATTGCCAAGGACCCGGATCGGCGCGTCCAGGTCGTCCTCGTGGACGAGGAGTCGGGGCGCGCTTCCTTCCAGGTCTCGAGCCGCGAGGGGGACGCGAAGACGTGGACGCGGCACGCGGCGGGCAAGGTGCGCACGGGCGTGGGCGCGCCGGGCGCGCGCATTTCGCGCGAGCGTCCTCGCGTGCTCCAGGCGCGGTGCCCGACGGTGCTCGATGCGGAGGCATTTTATCGCCGCATGGAGGAGGGCGGGCTCATGTATGGCAGGAGCTTCCGCGGCCTCGAGCAGATGTGGCTCGGCGTCGAGGAGGGCCTCGCCCGCGTGTTCTTGCCGGCCGACGTCGCGGTGAACGTGGACCAGTATCAGGTCCACCCGGCGCTGCTCGACGCGTGTTTCCAGGTCCTCGTGGGGGTCCACGTCGCCGCGGAGGCGGAGCCGCTCGGCACGTACGTGCTCTCCGGCATCGATCGAATCCGGCTCCACCGCACGCTCGGGCAGGAGGTGTGGGTCCACGCGCAGCTCCACCCGAGCGACGACAAGGCCAACCCGGCGGGGGACGTCCACGTCATCGACGCGGACGGCCGGGTGCAGGCGGAGGTGCAGGGGCTCCGTATCAAGCGGCTGGAGAGCGGAAAGTCGGCATCCGCGAACGCGCTCGACGACGCCATTTACACGGTCGAGTGGCGCAAGAAGGATCTCGACGGCGAGTCCGTGCGGATCAAGCACGCTGGGAGCCCCGGCGCGTGGCTGTTCTTCGTGGACGAGGGCGGGACGGCGGCGTCGATGGCGTTTCTCCTGCTCGCGCGCGGCGAGACGTGCGTGCGCGTGCGCGCCGGCGCGCGATTCTCCCGCCTCGAAGCGGGCCTCTTCGAGATCGACCCGACGAACCCGGAGCATTACCAGCGCGTCTTGCGCGAGGCGTTCGGCCGCGAGGTCCATTGTCGTGGGATCGTCCACCTGTTCGCGCTCGACGCGACCCCGTGGGAGCAGACCACGAACGAGACGATCGAGCGCGACGTGTCGCATGGCTGCCTGAGCGCGCTTTATCTGGTCCAGGCCGTCCTGCGGCAGGGATGGCGCGACGTGCCGCGGTTGTGGCTGATCACGCGCGGTGCGCAGGCCGTCCTCTCGACCGGGACACCACTCTCCGTGGCGCAATCGACGCTCTGGGGGCTCGGCCGCACGATCGCGCTCGAGCACCCGGAGCTCGAATGCACGCGTATCGACATCGATCCGTACCGCAGCGCGGACGAGGCCTCGCTCCTGCTCCGCGAGATCGCCGTCCGGGATCGCGAGGATCAGATCGCGTATCGCAAGGAGGGCCGGTTCGTCGCGCGGCTCGTGCACAGCTCGTTCGAGGCGGCCGATGCGGCCGGGGGCAATGCGCCGCCCGAGCCTGCGAAGGGCAGGGCGTTCCAGCTCGAGAGCCAGGAGCTCGGCGTCATCGATCGGCTCGTCCTGCGGGAGATCCCGCGTCGTCCTCCCGGTCCCGGCGAGGTGGAGATCCAGGTCGAGGCGGCGGGGCTCAATTTCATCGACGTCATGAAGGCCATGGGCATCTACCCCGGCATGTCCCCTGGGCCTTTGCAGCTCGGCCTCGAATGCGCCGGGCGCGTGGTCGCCGTGGGCGAGGGCGTCGAGCCGTTCCGGGTGGGGCAGGAGGTCGTCGCGTTCGCCGCGGGAGCGTTCAGCTCGCACGTCACCACGCTCGCGGAGTTCGTCGCGCCAAAGCCTTCGAAGCTGAGCTTCGCCGAGGCGGCGTCCGTGCCGGTCGTCTTCATGACCGTGTATTACGCGCTGAACAAGCTCGCGCGCCTCGGCCACGACGAGCGGGTCTTGATCCACACCGCGACGGGCGGCACGGGGCTCGCGGCCATTCAGCTCGCGCGGTTCCTCGGCGCCCAGATCTTCGCGACGGCGGGCAGCGAGGACAAGCGCGCGTATTTGCGATCTCTCGGCATCGAGCACGCCATGGACTCCCGGTCGCTCGATTTCGCCGGGCAGATCCTGGAGCAGACCAGCGGTCAGGGCGTCGACGTCGTCCTCAACACCCTCACGGGGGACGGGCGCACGCGCAGCCTCGAGATCCTCGCGCCGTATGGTCGGTTCGTCGAGCTCAGCAAGCGCGACATTTACGACAACGGCCAGCTCGCGATGACGCCATTCCGCAAGAGCCTCTCGTATGCGGCCGTGGACCTCGCCGGCATGTCGGTCGAGCGGCCTGCGCTGCTCGGCGCCCTGCTCCAGGAGGTCATGCAGCTCTTCGACATGGGCGTCTTCCAGCCGCTCCCGGTGAAGGAATTCCCGGTGGAACAGGTCCGCGACGCCTATCGCCTCATGGCCTCGGCGAAGCACATCGGCAAGATCGTGGTCACGATGAGCGAGCCGGACGTCCGCATTCTGCCCGCGGAGGAGCCGAAGCCGACCATCCAAGCGAATGCGACGTATCTGATCACGGGCGGCCTCGGCGGCCTCGGTTTGTCCCTCTCCCGGTGGATGGTCGAGCGCGGCGCTCGGCACCTCGCGCTCGTCTCGCGCGGCGCCCCCTCCGAGGCGGCGCGCGAGGCCATTTCGGCCATGGAGAAGGCCGGGGCCAAGGTGGCCGTGCTCGCTGCCGACGTGACGCGCGAGGACCAGGTCGACGCGATGCTCGCGGAGCTCGAGAAACGAATGCCCCCGCTGCGGGGGATCGTCCACGCCGCCGGTATCCTCGACGATCGGACGCTGCTCGAAATGGACGAGGAGCGCTTCTCGCGGGTGATGGCGCCGAAGGTGCGCGGGGCCTTCAACCTGCACGCGCATACCCTCGATCAGAAGCTCGATTTCTTCGTTCTTTATTCCTCCTCGGCGTCGCTCCTCGGCGCCCCTGGGCAGGGCAATTATGCCGCGGCCAATGCGTTCCTCGACGCGCTCTCCCACGCGCGCAGGCGCACGGGCCGCCCCGCGACGAGCATTCACTGGGGGCCGTTCGCCGATGTCGGCCTCGCCGCGACGCAGGACAACCGCGGCAAGCGCCTCTCGCATCGGGGCATCGAGAGCCTCTCGCCCGCGCACGGGCTCCTCGCGTTCGCCAAGCTGCTCGAGCGGCCGCGCGCCGAGATCGGCGTGCTTCGCCTCTCCGTGCGCCAGTGGGTCGAATATTACCCGCAGGTCGGCGACATCCCCTTCTGGTCGGAGCTCCAGCGGGACCAAAAAACGACGGACAGGCCGCCTTCGAGCCGGGTCTCGTTCCGGAGCCTGCTCGAGCGCAGGCCGCCGCCGGAGCGGCTCCCCATGCTGGAGAAGCACATCCTGGAGCACGTGGGCCAGGTGCTTCGGCTCGATATCGCGCGGATCGATCGGCTCGCCTCGTTCACGAGCCTCGGCATGGATTCGCTCCTGAGCCTGGAGCTCCGCAATCGGCTCGAATCGAGCCTCGGCGTGCGGCTCTCGGCGACGCTCCTGTTCACCTATCCGAACCCCGCGTCGCTCGCCGATCACCTGCTCGATCGGATGAGCCTCGCGCCCGGCAGGCGCCCCACGGACACGTCGCCCCCGTCGATGGCGGCGCCGCGGGCGGAGCGCTCGTCGGCCTTGCCCGCGCGGCCGAGTGAACCGATCCGGGTGCAGTCGCCCAGACACATTACGCAGTCGGAGGCCGACATCCTGCTCGAGCTCGAGGAGGAGCTGGCCCGCTCGGAGGACTACCTGTCGTGA